Proteins encoded together in one Prunus dulcis chromosome 3, ALMONDv2, whole genome shotgun sequence window:
- the LOC117622319 gene encoding UDP-glycosyltransferase 82A1 translates to MGNMKCIKRSNSIIILVPYPAQGHVTPMLKLASAFLSHGFKPVLVTPDHIHNQIVPKVEQNDKILCIPIPDGLDKDAPRDFFAIEKAMENTMPGHLESLVHQLDHQDGDQVVCIVADLLASWAIDVANRCGVPSAGFWPAMLATYRLITAIPDIVRTGLISDTGFPKQLGGICLPNQPMLSSEDLPWLIGTPASRKARFKFWKRTLDRSKTLPWLLVNSFPNEYCTNGEQQLDHHPLVKMNTQAQQPLVFPIGPLSKHTTIKNPSFWEEDTSCLTWLDKQNPNSVIYISFGSWVSPIGEAKVRSLALALEALGKPFLWVLGSSWLGGLPNGYLERVSRQGKVVSWAPQLEVLQHKAVGFYLTHCGWNSTMEAIQCQKPLLCYPVAGDQFVNCAYIVKVWRIGVKLIGFGQRDVEEGLKKVVEDAEMSNRLRKLNERTMGDEANLRAVANLSAFIDDQLKILTLGFSSNGVHDYDL, encoded by the exons atgggaaaCATGAAGTGCATAAAGAGGTCCAATTCCATCATCATCTTGGTTCCCTATCCAGCACAAGGACATGTCACTCCCATGCTTAAATTAGCCTCAGCCTTCCTCAGCCATGGCTTCAAGCCAGTGCTGGTCACACCAGACCACATTCACAACCAGATTGTCCCAAAGGTTGAACAAAACGACAAGATTTTGTGCATACCAATCCCAGATGGACTGGACAAGGACGCCCCAAGGGACTTCTTTGCCATTGAGAAAGCCATGGAGAACACCATGCCAGGCCATCTGGAGAGCCTTGTTCATCAACTTGATCATCAGGATGGTGATCAAGTGGTTTGTATAGTTGCTGATTTGTTGGCTTCGTGGGCCATAGATGTAGCCAATCGCTGTGGTGTACCCTCTGCTGGGTTTTGGCCTGCGATGCTTGCCACATATCGCTTGATCACTGCCATACCAGACATTGTCAGGACAGGTCTCATTTCTGATACAG GATTTCCAAAGCAACTCGGTGGTATATGCTTACCTAATCAACCTATGCTCTCTAGTGAAGATCTTCCCTGGTTGATTGGCACCCCAGCTTCAAGAAAAGCaagattcaaattttggaaaagaaCCTTGGATCGATCAAAAACTCTTCCATGGCTCCTTGTAAATTCTTTTCCAAATGAATATTGCACCAATGGTGAACAACAACTTGATCATCATCCATTGGTCAAGATGAACACTCAAGCCCAACAACCACTGGTTTTCCCAATTGGTCCTCTGAGCAAGCACACAACAATCAAGAACCCTAGCTTTTGGGAAGAAGACACAAGCTGCTTAACTTGGCTAGACAAGCAAAACCCTAACAGTGTAATTTACATATCTTTTGGAAGTTGGGTAAGCCCCATTGGAGAGGCTAAGGTGAGAAGCTTGGCATTGGCACTTGAAGCTTTGGGGAAGCCATTCCTTTGGGTGCTTGGGTCTTCATGGCTTGGAGGGCTACCAAATGGGTACTTAGAGAGAGTGTCAAGGCAAGGCAAAGTTGTTTCATGGGCCCCACAATTGGAGGTCTTGCAACACAAAGCTGTAGGGTTTTATCTCACACATTGTGGCTGGAACTCAACAATGGAGGCCATCCAGTGCCAAAAACCCCTTTTGTGTTATCCAGTGGCTGGGGACCAATTTGTAAATTGTGCCTACATTGTCAAAGTTTGGAGAATTGGGGTGAAATTAATTGGGTTTGGGCAAAGGGATGTGGAGGAAGGATTGAAAAAGGTGGTGGAGGATGCTGAGATGAGCAACAGGTTGAGGAAGCTAAATGAAAGGACCATGGGAGATGAGGCTAATTTGAGAGCTGTGGCTAATCTCTCTGCCTTCATTGATGATCAGCTTAAGATATTAACACTAGGGTTTTCCTCTAATGGCGTTCATGATTATGATTTATAG